TAAGCTGCGTCTTTTCTTTTGCCACGATGTTTCTTGAGCGCTTTTTCAATTAATTCTTTTTCCTTATCCATGATATTAAGTGTTTCTTCCACTTCTTCATGAGCATGAATATTGGCATCAGATTGTGGTTGCAGTATTACTGGCTGCTGATGATTGTTGTATTCAGTTGGAGAAGAGGTGGCAAGGGCATTATTTGCATAATAGGGTTGAATATTTGCATTATTAGGCTCATCGTCAAATTTATTCAATAAATTTTCTTTTGTATAATCATTCATTGAATTGGCAATGGAAGGATTCTTCAATAATTCTACAAACATTTTTTTCAATTCGGTTACATCTTTTTTCATATCGAAAAAGAGTTTGTACAAAATTTCCCTTTCATTCGCAAACTCGCTGCCTGCATACTTTTGTGAAGCCAGTACAGGCAAACGATTGTTGTGCAGTTCAGGTAAAAATCGTTGAAGTTCTGCTGCATTTATATTAATAGATGTACTTAGAACAGAAATTTGCTCAGCTATATTTTTCAGCTCACGTACATTCCCGGGCCAAGGGTAATTTGTCAAAAGCTGAATTGCTTGTTCATCTAATTGCAGCGGTTGTTTTTTATATTTTTCTGAAAAATCTGCGACAAATTTTCTGAATAACAGATAAATATCTTCTTTACGGTCTTTAAGCGCCGGCACTCGAATAGGTACGGTGTTTAAGCGATAATATAAATCTTCTCTAAACTTTCCTGACTGCGTAAATTCATACAAATCTCTATTTGTAGCTGCAATTACACGCACATCAGTCTTTTGAACTTTTGAAGAACCTACTCGAATATATTCACCTGTTTCTAAAACACGTAATAGTCTTGCTTGTGTACCCAACGGCATTTCGCCTATCTCATCGAGGAAAATTGTTCCACCGTTTACCGTCTCAAAATAACCTTTGCGGTGATCTACCGCACCGGTAAATGAGCCTTTTTCGTGCCCAAATAATTCGCTATCGATAGTCCCTTCCGGAATAGCTCCGCAGTTCACAGCAATAAATTGGTTGTGCTTGCGTGCCGATAAAGAATGAATGATTTGTGAAAATGCTTCTTTCCCTACACCGCTCTCGCCTGCGATTAATACACTTAAATCCGTGTTGGCTACCTGAATAGCCACCTTTAAGGCATAGTTAAGCGCTTGCGCATTACCAATGATATCAAATCTGTTTTTTACTGTTTGTAAATCCATTAAGTTGTAGATTTTAAATCTATGATTGGACTAATTAATATTATGGTTAGTAGCACCCTATACAAATTAAACAACTTCTCCCAGCAAGGTTGCTTTATTGCATTCTTTTACTTTAATAGTGACATAGTCACCTTTTTTGAAGCGGTGATCACCTTTGGGAAATACAATTACTTTATTCTGTGAATTGCGCGCCATCCAGTCGTTTGTGCTTTTTTTACTTTCTCCTTCAATTAATACTTTAAAGGTTTTACCTACATCCTTAAGGTTGCTGTTTAAAGAAAGTTGGTATTGCAAATCCACCACTTCCTGCAATCGGCGTTTTTTTGTTTCTAAAGGCACATCGTCTTCATATCTACGAGCTGCAAGTGTCCCTGGCCTTTCACTATAGTAAAACATGTAAGCATAGTCGTATTCGCTAAAGCGCATAATACTGAGCGTATCTTGGTGGTCTTCTTCTGTTTCTGTACAAAAACCAGTGATCATGTCGCTGCTGATACCGCAGTCGGGAATAATCTTTTTTATCTGTGCAACTTTAGCCATATACCACTCACGCGTATAGGTGCGGTTCATTAATTGCAAAATACGTGTGCTTCCGCTTTGAACCGGAAGATGGATATAATTGCAAATATTTTCGTATTTGGCAATCGTATGCAATACGTCTTCCGTAATATCTTTGGGATGCGAAGTGCTAAACCGTATTCTTAGATCGGGATGTACCTGCGCTACCAATTCCAATAGTTTTGCAAAAGTGATTGTTTCATTTTTCTCTTCATCTAAAAAATAAAAACTATCTACATTCTGACCAAGAAGTGTGACTTCTTTAAACCCTCTGTCGTATAAATCTTGTGCTTCTGCAACAATGGAAATTGGGTTACGACTGCGTTCGCGCCCGCGTGTAAATGGCACCACGCAAAAACTGCACATATTGTTGCAACCACGCATAATGGAGATGAAAGCAGATACCCCATTACTGTTGAGCCTGACTGGCGAAATGTCTGCATATGTTTCATCGCGGCTAAGCATTACATTTACCGCTTTTTGTCCGGTTTCCGCCTCTTCTACTAATGCGGGTAAGGCTCGATATGCATCCGGGCCTACAACTATATCCACAAGTTTTTCTTCTTCTAAAAATTTTGATTTTAAACGTTCTGCCATGCAGCCCAGTACGCCCACCAATGTTCCGGGCCTTGACTCTTTTATTTTTCTAAATTCGGTCAAGCGTTTACGAACTGTTTGTTCAGCTTTTTCGCGGATAGAGCAGGTGTTTACAAAAATTAAATCCGCTTCTTCACAATTGCGGGTAGCACCAAAACCTTCCTTATTTAAAATAGAGGCTACAATCTCGCTATCGCTAAAATTCATTTGACAACCATAACTTTCTATATAAAATTTCTTGGTATAAATATTCTCATCATTTATAAAAGGCGCATACGCCTCTCCTTGCCTTATTTCAACAATTTCTTTTTGTTGGAGTTTCAATTCTTCCATTAAAAAAATACATTTTTAGAATTGCAAAAGTAACGAAAATTGTAAGCAATGCCATATTGACAGATAATTAATATAAATTTAGCTTTTTCATAGCTACCTTTGTTTGTAATTTTAATTTTGAACTTATTTGGCTCAAAATTTTTGCTAAGACAATGATTTTCTTATTTATAGAGTGCGATGCAGACTCGAGGTAAAAAAAGGATTCGATTTTGATAAAATTTATTAAACAGTTTTTCTTATTTCTAACTTTTATTTTATGTACAATTTTTTGTGCTACTGCACAAGATATTCCAGTTCGCACATTGCCATCTGAGATTTTTGTTACCGTTCGAAAAGCTGCGAAAGATACGATTCCCTGGAAATGGAAATATGGAGGTATGGGCAATCTAAATCTTTCACAAAGTTCGCTTAAAAACTGGGCTGCGGGTGGGGATAAATTTTCTCTTTCTCTTTCCACCTACATAAATGCATTCGCATATTATCGCAAAGGCAATCACACTTGGGACACAAATGTTGATTTTAATTTCGGTTATGTGCAGACGAGTTCATCAGGAGCTAGGAAGAATGATGATCGCATTTCCGGAACAACTAAATATGGACGTAAATTGGATAGCTCAGGGAAACTCTCCGCCTCCTTTTTAATTAATGGACGATCTCAATTTTTTGATGGGCGCAAATATTTCAATAAAGATAGTTCGAAGCTTATTTCTTCATTTATGTCCCCTGGTTATGCAGTAGTTTCCGCCGGACTTGATTATCAGCCTGATAATTCATTGTCTGTTTTTGCTTCGCCATTTACAACGAGATTAACCGTTGTTCTCAATAAATATTTGGCTGCACAAAATTTGTACGGT
The Arachidicoccus soli DNA segment above includes these coding regions:
- a CDS encoding sigma-54 interaction domain-containing protein yields the protein MDLQTVKNRFDIIGNAQALNYALKVAIQVANTDLSVLIAGESGVGKEAFSQIIHSLSARKHNQFIAVNCGAIPEGTIDSELFGHEKGSFTGAVDHRKGYFETVNGGTIFLDEIGEMPLGTQARLLRVLETGEYIRVGSSKVQKTDVRVIAATNRDLYEFTQSGKFREDLYYRLNTVPIRVPALKDRKEDIYLLFRKFVADFSEKYKKQPLQLDEQAIQLLTNYPWPGNVRELKNIAEQISVLSTSININAAELQRFLPELHNNRLPVLASQKYAGSEFANEREILYKLFFDMKKDVTELKKMFVELLKNPSIANSMNDYTKENLLNKFDDEPNNANIQPYYANNALATSSPTEYNNHQQPVILQPQSDANIHAHEEVEETLNIMDKEKELIEKALKKHRGKRKDAAYDLGISERTLYRKLKEYNIEG
- the miaB gene encoding tRNA (N6-isopentenyl adenosine(37)-C2)-methylthiotransferase MiaB gives rise to the protein MEELKLQQKEIVEIRQGEAYAPFINDENIYTKKFYIESYGCQMNFSDSEIVASILNKEGFGATRNCEEADLIFVNTCSIREKAEQTVRKRLTEFRKIKESRPGTLVGVLGCMAERLKSKFLEEEKLVDIVVGPDAYRALPALVEEAETGQKAVNVMLSRDETYADISPVRLNSNGVSAFISIMRGCNNMCSFCVVPFTRGRERSRNPISIVAEAQDLYDRGFKEVTLLGQNVDSFYFLDEEKNETITFAKLLELVAQVHPDLRIRFSTSHPKDITEDVLHTIAKYENICNYIHLPVQSGSTRILQLMNRTYTREWYMAKVAQIKKIIPDCGISSDMITGFCTETEEDHQDTLSIMRFSEYDYAYMFYYSERPGTLAARRYEDDVPLETKKRRLQEVVDLQYQLSLNSNLKDVGKTFKVLIEGESKKSTNDWMARNSQNKVIVFPKGDHRFKKGDYVTIKVKECNKATLLGEVV
- a CDS encoding DUF3078 domain-containing protein, which encodes MIKFIKQFFLFLTFILCTIFCATAQDIPVRTLPSEIFVTVRKAAKDTIPWKWKYGGMGNLNLSQSSLKNWAAGGDKFSLSLSTYINAFAYYRKGNHTWDTNVDFNFGYVQTSSSGARKNDDRISGTTKYGRKLDSSGKLSASFLINGRSQFFDGRKYFNKDSSKLISSFMSPGYAVVSAGLDYQPDNSLSVFASPFTTRLTVVLNKYLAAQNLYGIDGHRYKFAPGAFASINYNKNVMKNINYKGNLNLFSDYTHNPQNLDMDMSNYLNFKINKFISASYSLDLIYDDDVRLFGPLGTSPGLQVKSMIGVGFSMPFKTGYTRNTM